The window TGAGAATACCAAGATccaaaattataattataattataattatatagatatagatattactAGTACTTCCTTAAGTTGATTAAGATTTTAGATATGATCACTTGTAGGAAAAGAGAGAGGTTGAAATGCCGAAAAGCTTGAGTTAAAATGTTGAAGTTCTTGTGTTGGACCAACAACTCTCTTTCGTTTCTTTTTCTCATAGCTGATTCCTCTTGCTTTTGATTGTAAATCACGAACTTCTCGAAGATAAAGTCTAACGGCTCGAGCCCCAAAAGGGTTAGTCTCAGTTGGCCAACCATTTTCTTCATAGGCCGCCCTGAGCCGGCCTACCAGGGCATCCAAACTGCCCCATGCCTGTCTAAGTGGACAGGGACATGGAGCAGGTGGATTTGGATGCCCATAAAATGGGCATATTGGGGTATGGACTTTAGTCTTTCCAAATTGGTCAAGGTAGCGTAGGAATTCTAGGACATGTGCGCCGCTACACCGTTGGAGTGAGAGCGGCGGACGGTGGTTTTTTAGGTATTGACTGAAAGTGTTCCAGTCTCTACGCTTTTGGTTTTCGTAGCGGCTTGGAGTTGAAGTGATTGATGGTGAAGTAGAGGATGAGATCGCTGACCCGCTGACCAAACTGTTGACTGAGTTGTTACAACTTTCCATTTCTGGATAAAGATCCATTTTTTCCCCCACTAAATTCTTGACTTAGAGATATGATGATCTAGCTAGCTAGGGTTTTCCTGATTTGGTTCTTAATTATATAACTAAAGATCTGAGATATGATtctctttttagggtttttttcttGATCAGAGAAGTAAcacataaaaagaaagaaatgatcaGAAGATTGAACAACAACATACACAAGAAAGTGTAGATTTCTTTAAGAAGGATATGAAGAAGGGAAAAAGAGGGAGTGATGTGAAGTAGTAGTAGCTAGTACTACAAAGTGAATTTGATTGATATGTTTAGAAATATATTTCCATATATGTGATGAGAGAGAGATTGATTAATAAGGGTTTGATGAATGAAGGTGTGATGTTTGaggataaataaatatacaagtTACAAGGAAATCTTTGGGTGGAcgaaaaaaattgtatataggTGTAAAATTGTAAAATGCTAGATTTGTAATCAGGTTTCTTAAAATAGGGCATACAAACCAACACAATCTATACTCCATATAAAAGCAAACCATCTATTTTTTTTCAAccattctacctttaaaatacctatTATACCCTCCTACAAACAAATATCCCTTCCACTCTTTTAAGTGGTTTCCCGTACTACCCTTCTATCTATTTTCCAATGTCTATCCCTAATCCCCTTTTCTCTTGCTCTCTCTGTTTAACTGCAAAAAGGTACCGACACATTTAACCATCACTTTTTCAAAGGTACCgccgcatcgtgcgggtacccatctagttatattttaaaagggtgttggtgttgttttttttaagaataacaATTGATAGACATACCTGTTACCTCGCAGGATAATTCTAACCCAGGATGATACTCAGGAAAGCTGTGGACTAAGGAATTACTTAAGGTATCACGGAGACTGTATGCAGCCTGGACTAAAGAAGATAAGCACAAGAAAGATGTTATCATATCGTATCTTTAAATAATGGAAATTGTTGCTAAAGTTAAGGGAGCCAAAACCGTATGAGGAGGCTTATTCTCCACGAAAGACCACTATGAATGGGGGAAACCCTAAACAATGATTCAGGCAACCATCACGGAAAAACCCTAAACAATCTAAAACACATCAATTGACATACAAGGGGAAAAAACTCCTACCAATAAGGAATCACCACCAAATCATCCAAATCACCCCAAAACATCTAACCTAAACGGCTGTACAAACAACAATAAATTAATCTTACTTTTATGCTAAAAAATCAGTCTAATCATAAAATGATAACACGTAAATAAATGGAGggataagattaagaaaaagatTTAGTGTAATCCATGTgataaattcttaaaattttaggTTCATTTTGAGACATATTGGATTGGTTGAttgatccatttttttttaaaaaaaaaagaaaaaatagattttatgcttttaaaattgtgttttggaaaaacaaactTGTATCTCTTTTCAAAATTACATTATCTTTTTATGAAAATTCAGAtaatcaccttttcaatcaagcattttttttttattattaatattttacatATGTTACAATGCAActccaaacaccccctaaaatAAGGTGCTCGTGATATATGTGATAGCTGGCTGTATTTCAAGTTGTTTAACGATGATATACTGTTAAAGAGTTGGGGTGTTGATGCGGCTTAATTGGACGCGGACAAATGATAATCCGTGataattatgtaaaataaagaaaaagttataatattGTAATGATAATGATTCCTATCTTTATTGAATATCAGTTGTATGTCAAGTTATTTAATGATGATATGTGGTAACAATGCTTAGCTTCATTGAGAGTGGGCTTTGTATGATAATTATGTAAAAGAAAGTCATAATGATATTAAACTTATTAGtctattagtttttttttgtaagatgTGTGAATGTTAAAAGATAAGTATAATATACATTATCTTAATAGATTCATCCTAAAGAACTTCCTTGCCAAACAAATTACTAATTTAAACTCATTGATAAGATACAATGTTACTTGATATTTGCTAATTGCAACTTTgcaagtaattaattaaatatttgttttggTTAATTTGAATTTGTTTTAACTAATGAATCATGCATTAAGTGTAATGTATAGTACGAGTAATCTTTACCAGGGTGTTAGATATataatgctatatatataaagtgaaatttttgtttttaaaaatttaaatttgaactttttaaaaaggGATTCATATCCCAATCAAGTTTTTTTAGTATCTAGACCACAcatactatttgcagcgatagttGCTGCAAATAGTGCGGGTCCCCCTGTCTGTAATGGCAAGTCTGACAAAAAATAACGGGGCCCCTGccagtaatcgctgcaaatagttggatatgaATAAAAACACTATTATTTGCAGCGATTGCAAATAGTCtggtttaattaccaaaaaagtgATCGGGATAACAGCCGCCTTTTAAAAACAAGagaaatattttattaattaggtTAGCCCAGTCTACGGTTTAATTTTTGACATGGAGTTAGGAATAAAATTGACTTATCAGgcaattattaataattataatcctattaagttataatatttttacGAGCTATAGCTCCTGTCATTGGTTGAGTTTGAAAGACCGTGACCTCCATTGGATTGTATTGTCACTTCATTGTTTAGATTCTATTTTATATACACTTTTATTAGTACGGAGTAGTAGTGTTTTTCACTTCATCGGTGGAATTCTGTTttatactatttttattattatttttttctttttcgaaTACCCATTaagtaattaatatttttaaagtttgtttGCTTTTTGTTAAAGATAAAATGACAGATTACCCCTTTTCCTAGCTTAGGTGGCATTTGTTAGTTACATGACTCTATATATGGACTTTTGTTGTACATTAATTGGGATAATGCagaatgtttatgttatgtaatgaactacttaaatgtttattatatgtgatgaacttttaaatcttatTTATTGGATGTAACCGGGTAAATGTGGCAAATATATAAgctgtcacttgtaagtttttgattggtcagatacatccaataacctggatttgaaagttcattacacaacataaacattcatgcatagttcattacattctcAGACACTTATCCCTACATTAATTAGATTAGATATATCAGGTTTGTACATACACAATCCTTTTCTATTTCAACAGATCCAAAAAGTTTGAGATTGAAAGATCCTTTAAATCAATCGAGAGTATgtctatatcaatatcaattgaGAGTATGTCAATCGAGTACCTTTAAATCAATCGAGAGTAAGCTTATATCATTCGAGAGTATGTCAATCCAAATTATGTGGAAAAATATCCACCTCACAAGAAAATTTTTAAGATGCTTATCCTCTAGATCATAATTGATAATGTATATAAATGTAAGTAGAGGCGTTCACTTTAAGATATAGCTTAACCTAATTGTTCAATCGAACAATTTGGATTGGTCCCGAACAAAAACGgaattaatatttttctttttgtgttgATTGGGTTACAATCATGCATAGTTTCCGACTCgaaacatacattttagtatatGTGtgacatatatagatacaaaatataagttggttatcttaatacattaacaaaatattatatatacgaTAGTttgtgtaacacccgtcgtttaaaaaacatggatttccaaaaactttcgcctaacggcgtcaaaaaaagcggaattaaactttaaaagtccaaaccaacaaaatctgtttggtttattcattaaatggtgttaccagccatatcatcaaaactagtctaaatggaaatccatcggttgcccaacattaaacaaccgacattatagtaaatacaaatcataaatatctaaacataaatcaaCGCCTAATGCAAGTAggcactatgggtaaactacaaccagcttcaagatcatctacccatgcctcacatcttctcacatctacctgatcactattgttggacataggggcacaacacattttaaaagagcaagtgttagctaacgaattagctaagtaagataacacctcattaataaaacatttgtccatttaaacattatataaaagtcatattaaatcgttaaagcacatatcacatcaatgcatcacatcatccataacatataatcgcatcaaacatcatcattgtaacaaccgccttagaaataatttaaataaatccataatatgttctagtttcgaacaTGTGCTCACgtgaaggtctattcactcttaaatcttaaattataagacgcgtctatggtctattgtgataagaatgttaggtttcaagacgtaagcgattgtgttcaagaaattctagtctgaaaatgtttcatttagaccctacaattattaaaatcataaattaagggaaaactataaaagggttagaaaacccaatTTCTCTActtcttctccattttcatctcatctcacctctctctctctaaaaacacacacataccttcaccatcttcacccacaaaaaaattcatcatttgattttgagttgttaaaccaagatttcttgcatttttagcttccttgtgataatcaaaacatatttctagtatcgattttcaggtaatgacaacaagttttgagattttcatcaaaataaaagcttacttttcaagtgtatgttcttgatgatttggtccatttttggtgtaaaaatcgtgttaaaagttagtgggtttgtgtctaaaagtgtttagtaaccttttcgtgatcaaatttgggtcgtaaacatgttttaatcttcaaaaccctcgtttttgtttgaacagtcccaaattcgtcctaaaaacacttaaaacgaatttagtatcctggaaacgaatttaagtcttccaaaacgaagttaagcttcaaaacgaacttagcaaacttaagtcctcaaacgaatttaaggtctatcttcgttcagatacaccttacgaacttaaggtctatcttcgttcagatacaccttacgaatttaatcttcgttcagctacaccttacgaatttaaaccctattttcgttagttgtagaaatcaggttttatacttagttgtaatccaagtctatcatgtacaaggaaaccctaattaaggtataatcaagacatattcgatcttgtttatcaaagtgcgagttcaaagacgttcattacgagtctagtgtatgaaaaacactgttgagtcaaacgtttaaagatctttagtgatccaaatcatcagtacatcaaggacacttagtgaataaataatcacgagaactaatacatgtatccatctatactcaatggtttgtgattaggttgacatcaagacatacttggattcgagtagatatattttactgtatcagtgcttataccctgtgcttgtacaactacgttgtagcagatcactgtgagtcttcgtagcccctttttctttacttatttcggggtgaaaggaatactacttaagcttttatacatgccgtaactacttttactactctttggctatttgactacttgttacatattagccggtcctatcgaggattgtgtgtgctctattgatactattagccggtcctattgaggattgtgtgtgctctattgatactattagccggtcctattgaggattgtgtgtgctctattgatactattagccggtcctatcgaggattgtgtgtgctctattgatactattagccggtcctattgaggattgtgtgtgctctattgatactattagccggtcctatcgaggattgtgtgtgctcgcttacttatgtgcaagttggtcactagccactacatactacttaatacttgagatctattggcggtataaaatgttttatactacttgtttatactcaaacctacgaactcaccaacctttgtgttgactcttttaagtattcctttcaggtaaccaggctaatcgtggctaggaatggtagcatgggactattagcagacttcaggatttagggttggagtttgcatgcttgttatttggggttggtggcaatatgcccaatcgtatcccctgcgtgggacttttcaTACTTGATTTGGTCACCTTTGTTGAACTTATGTGTAATAAccactactatgcttgtttggttgtgaaattgactatttatgtttattctaagcactcatttagtattcctatgtaacatccatgtgcgcgtgtgctttatcttacatcccgagttttccgccgctgtcggggtgttacagattggtatcagagccgtggttatagtgaattaggtggttttgcctagactataacttaggaaccgcacgtagcatgcatgataggaattatgtgtgcattcaaactctatggattttatctatatctgcgatattcatgttattatactcattcatgcgcagatcctagaaccatgctaccttgccacgtgtactcatgctattggtattcgatctatgagatgtgttaaatttaaataataataataagttagcgatatgaagtgttgttagcaaggaagtatggcgatatatcatcacagaaaagcctgatcaacttttcgcgtgtggtatatttactatggacttgatggcaacatggatcgtgccttagatggttagagtgtggtagcaactctggcatgttcaataggtattggtcgggtggagggttagccgctggtacaccctgtatacatacctttgccaatatctagggagcatgtcagtaccgtgagccgaccttgcattagatgtactagaggtgtggagggttagccgctggtacaccctgtatacatacaccgctagtgcgacggatgtaggtgttagatccggaccACACTTTGGCTGTCGGAAAGTAATCGGaactaaaaattttcatttaagttgaaatggttgtagtatccatcttgcaaactatctttcatgaaacgaagattctattgtaatattactctgtgctgcatgattgatattgatgataatgttcACTTTTCAGACATAATGCTCAATCTTTTGAATTACATGcgatattgaaaataaaatgtttaggattctagaaaactaacacgagtgtgttgagagtgcgtaattgacgtcacgaatgactattccttcattctaacgccgaacccgtcttttcctaatatagggaAAATGGTGCGcacaagagcaaacccgaatgtcgaagcacaagataatggtgttggtcgtggtaaccctggaggtggtcgtggcaacccgagaggaggtcgtggagggcagcaaggaagaggccgtggtagaggccgtggtggtcgtggtgatggcatgggtcatggcgagaaccctgatttagctactatcattgcagagcagttggcagcttcaatgcccactatcatcgaacaagtgactgctgcATTGGGTGTTGTCCCGAACCAGAAccgaagagcacctgaagttgaagctgaatctgtaagagttgcaccgcaacaagtgaatcaagcACCAGAGAACTCTGACcccgaagtggagtttgttgatgatggtgtgtatgtgggccctggacccagaagaattcctagaaatgatgagtatgctaTGGGGAGAAGAGGTTGCGGTTACCTcgagtttaagaagtgtggtcccCCAGATTATAACGGGAAAGGAGGAGCTGGTgtgtttatgaagtggttggagaagttggaagcagtcatggacataagtgaatgtccatctcatcagagggtaagattcactggaggttcattcaccgatgatgcactgtcatggtggaatactttgttaagaacccgtggaagaactactactttcgagacaccatgggatcagtttaaagagatgatgaaggacCGATTTAGTCCACtaaatgagatgcagaagattgagcaagagttttggcaccacaccatggtgggatctggccatgcagagtatactagcaagtttcaagagttggctagattggtaccacATTTGGTGACCCCTGAGtcaaagttgattgagagatacatctatggtctcattcctcagatccgtaacaccctgactggcattcctccttactcgattgaagaagcaattcgaagaaccagtgccatgactgatgacttggttagggctgggACATTGACAAGGTCTACAGAGAAGAAGAGAGACTTTGGTGAACCCAGTAAAAGAAGGGACTTCAGAGCTGACAAGAGGGTCAGAGTTGGGaaggtgtttgcagcagttgagccggggcagaaggcgtatgttggccaatttccacagtgtgctacttgtacttatcatcattcaacagcagtgccatgccgattctgtcagaattgtcagaagtttggaCATTTGGCTAGAGATTGCAGGATTGCCAGAGCTTCAGCAGCACCACCTCATGTAGCACCGTTGAACGCTAGAAACCCACCAGTCAATCGCGGAGGATGCTATGAGTGCGGTAGCACTGATCACTACCGGAATGTTTGCCCAAGAGTTGCTAGACGACCCATTCCAACCGCAGCTAAACAGAATCCATTGCAGATTGCAGCACCAAATCCTCCCAgagttaaccaagcccagcaggccaggggcgagtctttgccttgaacgcagtagaagctgctaacgatcctaacgttgtcacgggtacatttctcttaaataatcatctagctactgtgttattcgatacGGGTGCCGACTATagttttatctccactaacttcgtgtgtattattaacgtgaaacccatccgtacccatgcttgctatgaaatagaggtagctagtggagaaacctctaaacttgacaaatttgtgcctaaatgtgtgttaacactagatactcattcatactatatagatctAATCCCGTTTGAAATGGGCAGCTTtgatgtaatagtggggatggattggttatctcGGGTAGATGCAACCATTGTATGTCGTGCAAAAATTCTTAGAATCCCCTTGAGTGGGGGAGAGGTATTAGAAATTCAAGGCGAGAAACCCGAGTCACACAAACAGATCCTAATGAGCACTACAACTGAAGTAACCAAACTAGCTGATATACAAATAGTTCGTGAATTTcccgatgtctttcctgacgacatccagggattacccccgtctcgccaagtcgaattccgaatcgatctcattcctgacgctatgccggtagcaaagacaccatatcgtttagcaccttctgaaatgcaagaactcgagtcacagttgcaagagttacaagataagggattcattcgaccaagttcatcgccatggggcgcaccgatactatttgtaaagaagaaggacggatcttttcgcatgtgcattgattatcgtgggctcaacaagttaaccattaagaatcgatatcctttaccgcgcatcgatgatttgtttgatcaattgcaaggcgcaaagtacttctcaaaaatcgatcttcgatcgggctatcatcagttaagagttcgtgaagaagacgtaccgaaaacggcgtttagcacgagatatgggcactttgagttcttagtgatgccttttggtctgACGAACGCGcccgccgttttcatggatctcatgaaccgtgtatgtagaccctaccttgataaattcatcatcgtattcatcgacgacatcctcatttattccaagacgaaacaggagcatgaagtgcacttgaggaaagcattagaacttctgagagctgaaaagttgtacgggaagttttcaaaatgtgaattttggttggaggaagtaaagtttttgggccatgtagttgacaaagatggaatcaaggtcgaccccagtaaaatagaagcagtagagaattggagaaggccagagacaccgacagagatcagacagtttctcggtttagcaggctactaccgacgatttatcgagaacttctcaaagatcgcacaacctcttacactgttgacgcataaagataggagtttcgaatggggagagaaacaagaagaagctttcagaatcttgaaagagaagttatgtaatgccccagtcttaagtcttcctgaagggaccgatgattttatcgtttattgcgacgcgtcgggtcaaggcttaggatgtgtgctgatgcagcgaggcaaggtcatcgcatatgcctcacgtcaactgaagattcacgaaaagaactatacgacacacgatttggagttgggagctatcgtttttgcactcaagtgttggagacattatctatacgggacaaagagtgtgatctacactgaccataagagccttcagcatatcttcactcagaaagaccttaatatgcgccagagacgatggctagagttgtttagcgactacgattgtgagattcgatatcatcccggaaaggcaaatgtagtagcagacgccttgagtaggaaggagagagttagaccaagacgaattagagccatgagcattactgtgcataacagtctgaaggatagggttattggggcacaagtagaagcaaacaagaaagagaacattgataaagaagggcttggaggtatgatagaacgatttactcaagggaatgatggaggactgtacttttgtgatcggatgtggataccactgtacggaggactaaggaaactgatcatggatgaagcgcacaaggcaggatactctatacacccgggaatagataagatgtatcaagacttgcgagatttattttggtggccagggatgaagagcgatgtggcagtttatgtgagcaagtgtctaacgtgtttgagagttaaagcggaacataagaagccaggaggactactaacacaaccagagcttcccagctggaagtgggagaagatcactatggattttgtcacgaagttaccaagaacgagtagtggtaaagatgctatatgggtggtggtagatcaactgaccaagtcagcgcatttcatacctatacgtgaagattattctatggagcagtatgcacgtctgtatcttaaagagattgtagctaaacacggtgtccctgtatcaatcattagtgatagggatagtcgatttacctcaggattttggagatcattacaacgagctttgggaacgcgaatcgatatgagcacagcctaccatccgcagtcagacggacagagtgagagaacgattcaaacactcgaagacatgctaagagcctgtgtcatagactttggaggaagttgggacactcatctcccattagtcgaattctcgtataacaacagttatcatgcaagtatcgggtgtccaccttatgaggttttgtacggaaggaaatgtcgatctccacttgcatggcacgaagttggggacatgcaactaataggtccagaGATCATTCTCGAAACTACTGAAAGAGTCGCTCAAATTAAGGAGAATCTACTGAAAGCAAGAGacaaacaaaagaaatatgcagacaaccgaagAAAACCCCTAGAGTTTCAGGTGGGTGATCGAgtaatgcttaaagtttcgccatggaagggcgtggtcagattcataaagaggGGGAAACTAGCCCCAAGatatgttggaccgtttgagatcgtagagcgcattggtgcagtagcctaccgtttg is drawn from Erigeron canadensis isolate Cc75 chromosome 9, C_canadensis_v1, whole genome shotgun sequence and contains these coding sequences:
- the LOC122582391 gene encoding protein LIGHT-DEPENDENT SHORT HYPOCOTYLS 3-like encodes the protein MDLYPEMESCNNSVNSLVSGSAISSSTSPSITSTPSRYENQKRRDWNTFSQYLKNHRPPLSLQRCSGAHVLEFLRYLDQFGKTKVHTPICPFYGHPNPPAPCPCPLRQAWGSLDALVGRLRAAYEENGWPTETNPFGARAVRLYLREVRDLQSKARGISYEKKKRKRVVGPTQELQHFNSSFSAFQPLSFPTSDHI